One Dioscorea cayenensis subsp. rotundata cultivar TDr96_F1 chromosome 19, TDr96_F1_v2_PseudoChromosome.rev07_lg8_w22 25.fasta, whole genome shotgun sequence genomic window, CTGTTTGTTTTTGGACaaatgttcaattttttttctcttttatgaaaatttaattaaacgGCATTCGATTATCATCGGAGAAAACCGAATGATTATCTGGGAAAAACATAAATAGAAGAAAGAATACATAGATTTTGATGGAGATGAATTGGTTCCAAATTAATGTATCGAACTTTAATTattaagaataatatatatgatgCTAATTGTAGGTGTATATAAGGCAAGATAAAGAAATGAGtccaagtttttaaaattgatcATCCCCTTAATCGGTGggaaaggaaaattttaaagatTAAGAAGACTTGATGATGTTGGCATGCATCTAAGTAACTTTAATAGATTTGTGAAGCAAAAGGAAAGCGTGAAATGCAAGTATGTTTTTGAAATCAATGGTGGATGTGTTAGTGCAAGACACAGCCACTGTCTTTCAATGATTTGGGACCCAAAACATCATGAAAAGTTATAACCCGGCCCTTTCTTAATTACTTCGAAATGCCGAATTAACATTATTAGCTTCATAAAATAAAACGAACATTTTAATCAGTTAATCAACCAATGAAAAAGTTAGTCTTGCTTACTAAAATTTGGTTATATGCAATGTGGCCTACTTGCAATTTTTGTGGTTGTTATGCAGAAACAATAGCACTATCAGACAGCCTGTTCACATGCCAATTAATGTATGAAAAAACATGTTGTTGACTTGAATTACTGATAATTAGAGAGACAATCAATAGCATGCCAGACATGCttcaatatttaaatttcatgtaTATGTCATTTAATTCTCacaatatacatgtatataaagtctaccagaaaaaaaaaaaaaatttacaattggAGACAaagaaaatctttaaaaaactTGACTGAATCCTCTCTTCAACCACCATCTTCCATTTGTGATAATTCTATCATTATTGTTAGGATCAGTGACATatccaaaaacaaacacaaatttgTACTATATTACTCgtaaaatcaagaagaaaacttCAGAAGAGAAAGTGAAGGAGATAGAAGCTAGTAATGCAGAAACCACTGATCAATCTCCATCAAAGACTCCATTTCCTCACCAAGAAACACATATTCTTtgcactctatcttcttctcctcttagCTCTCATCCAACTCCACCACCAACATAAGAAATCTTTGATCTCTCATGAAGGTATATAAATGtgtatcaattttctttttcttttttttccttcaattatttttaaatccatgtTTCTGNNNNNNNNNNNNNNNNNNNNNNNNNNNNNNNNNNNNNNNNNNNNNNNNNNNNNNNNNNNNNNNNNNNNNNNNNNNNNNNNNNNNNNNNNNNNNNNNNNNNNNNNNNNNNNNNNNNNNNNNNNNNNNNNNNNNNNNNNNNNNNNNNNNNNNNNNNNNNNNNNNNNNNNNNNNNNNNNNNNNNNNNNNNNNNNNNNNNNNNNNNNNNNNNNNNNNNNNNNNNNNNNNNNNNNNNNNNNNNNNNNNNNNNNNNNNNNNNNNNNNNNNNNNNNNNNNNNNNNNNNNNNNNNNNNNNNNNNNNNNNNNNNNNNNNNNNNNNNNNNNNNNNNNNNNNNNNNNNNNNNNNNNNNNNNNNNNNNNNNNNNNNNNNNNNNNNNNNNNNNNNNNNNNNNNNNNNNNNNNNNNNNNNNNNNNNNNNNNNNNNNNNNNNNNNNNNNNNNNNNNNNNNNNNNNNNNNNNNNNNNNNNNNNNNNNNNNNNNNNNNNNNNNNNNNNNNNNNNNNNNNNNNNNNNNNNNNNNNNNNNNNNNNNNNNNNNNNNNNNNNNNNNNNNNNNNNNNNNNNNNNNNNNNNNNNNNNNNNNNNNNNNNNNNNNNNNNNNNNNNNNNNNNNNNNNNNNNNNNNNNNNNNNNNNNNNNNNNNNNNNNNNNNNNNNNNNNNNNNNNNNNNNNNNNNNNNNNNNNNNNNNNNNNNNNNNNNNNNNNNNNNNNNNNNNNNNNNNNNNNNNNNNNNNNNNNNNNNNNNNNNNNNNNNNNNNNNNNNNNNNNNNNNNNNNNNNNNNNNNNNNNNNNNNNNNNNNNNNNNNNNNNNNNNNNNNNNNNNNNNNNNNNNNNNNNNNNNNNNNNNNNNNNNNNNNNNNNNNNNNNNNNNNNNNNNNNNNNNNNNNNNNNNNNNNNNNNNNNNNNNNNNNNNNNNNNNNNNNNNNNNNNNNNNNNNNNNNNNNNNNNNNNNNNNNNNNNNNNNNNNNNNNNNNNNNNNNNNNNNNNNNNNNNNNNNNNNNNNNNNTAATtgagttttatttgtttgattcgtttgatttttttatcatgcgtttctttttttcttgttttgcttATTGTTATGAAATTTCTTAATATTGTTGAAAATTAAGGGATTGTTCTATGTAATCATGGTCATTTGCAAGTAGTAGCAAGCGGTGATCTGgtatattatcattttatatgtTGAAATTCAGGAATATAGATATTGAGATTGGTAGCATTATAATTCagaagaaattaatatataaaatattattcatattataaattattttatattatgtaattatttggtAAATTGACTTGGAACAAATAAATgtatgtttaattttaaaacaccTCTATTATCTTTTTTGATTTcgatatttctttttttagtttatgtAACTCCTGATGCAAACATAAAGAAGCTACAAGATTTATCCGTCTTGGTAAAGAAGATTATATAGTTTTCGGGTCTTACATGCGAGACAAACATGACACTAGTGATAGTCATTATGCTTCTACTGATTAGCATGCAATCTTACTTCAATCGACCGTacccaaagaaaaaaatcatctcTACCCTTAAAAACATCTCTATTTTCTGTCTTTCCTCTGTTGTATCCACTACCAGtggacttttttattttttgtttttgtttttcttttggcatTTCTTTTTCTactctctatttttaaaataatttttttatttatttactttattaaaaaaaacttacaagTAGCTTTTAGATGAATTCCGACCCTTAACATTTGATCATGAAATACCAACTACCTTTTCAttctatatgtttttttatttatggctTTCATTTTCAAGTGGATGTTAATCtctttgaaatatataatttttattgtattaaataaatataattattagttaataataaaaaaataatattattaagtaTACGTGTTTTGGTGTCATCATTTTACAATAAGATAATGGTGcatccactttttttcaaaaaaactcttataaatttaaagtttaatgCCCAATGAAACATGTGCAATTGAATTATATTGGTCCTTAAATTTAAATCACATGATATCTTATTGAATTCAATGCGTTTCTTCTAAAACATGATATGCGTTCAGTTGACATGTTCTAATTAAATAGGCTATACATAGAACATACACGGTGATATTTTAAGaacatttataaattaaaattattggtttgagtcatttttaaacaaaaaactcaaatcattttgtcaatataaaaaaaattctacatTGTCAATGTCTCAccacacttttttttaatgaataaactacaattttattaaaagattaaaaataatcacaaacaaacaaaaaaaatagaatatatatatatatttcaaataaaattcacCTGCTATCACCAAAACGAAACAAATgagtacttaaaaaaaaaaccattcttaattaaattttattttgttgtcaaaagaaaaacaacttaTAGATCCCACAGGGccttgtatatgtatatgtatgtgtataacTACTATAACATGTGTTCCGTCAGCTAAaaggaaaaatggaaaaatcaaTATCCCTCCCAAATATCTAAAAATTCTatgatctatattttataattttatgtttgacaGACGGAATTCCTTAATccttcaaaataaaatcataaacgTAGTAAAAATTGGTTAATTTAGTGTAAAAATTCTATCCTTCTAAATTGATTTAGCAGTCAATCTCTGATACACACCAAGACTAAAATGTGCTTTGACATCTTCACTGAGATATTGTTTGAAGATTTGCTTAATACCTTTTTGTTTCATGAGCGatgaaaaataccaaaataatatgtggagaaatctctcTTTCAGTTTATCCACTttcatagaaaaagaaaaagatatatCCATGTTGTCAAATTTTAAATTCCAGAGATAGAAGATAGTGATAAACCGCTCTTAGTAAATTTTGAAGTCAAAGTCCTAAGTTTTGATTacctaagattttttttttaaaaaaagattatctAAGATTAAACAAGTCATGAAATTGCTCATGATTTTGACAGAAAATATATGCTGATGTTATATACctgcttataaaaaaaaaatgttatatgtCTATGCCATTcaacgcttccttgtttttttttttttttttgttaaaaaattcaattaaaaccaaaacCAGGATGACTTGCAAGTTGTGCCATTCACTACGTGTCATGTTCTCACTAAACATTGCGTCAAAGAAGTAGCCATTTGCTATTATCATCTCACCAAGAGTTATCATTGGCATACGCAAGTGGAGAAATTACCCCAACGTCTTTACCCTCTTaaaattagaaagtataattaggaggaataaaatacttaaaatttaaaaacaataattttaaaatgaaattatagGAAATTCTCACCTTCAAagaaattatatgaaaatagtcaaataccaaaacaataatccttcaAATTCATTAAGCATAagatactttaaaaaaaaaaacaaaacaaacaaacatttattacccaaatgaagaagaagaagaagaagaagaatagtaaaATGAATGATCAAGTGCATAACAAATACCACATCAAAGCAAAGAAGACACAAGAAAATGCAATCAAAGCACCAGTACTGAGATATCTCTGAGACCATCTCTTGACAACAGTTGCTCTAGTTCCACCTCTCAAGCTCTTAGCCCTCCTCAATGCATCAACTTCCTTCAAGAGATCAAACTCTAGTCCTTTCTTCTTCAACTCATTCACACACTTCATCAGCAGCACACCATCTTCCTTCTCCCTCTCCAGCAGCATCTCATTATGCTTCTCTACATCAGTCTTATACATCACTGCCCATCCAATGGCCGCTGAGCATGCAAGTGAGCAAATGCAAGGCACCCATGAGCGTTTGCAGGATGATGAGGAGTCTCCGGCGAGGAGGAGCAGGAGGAGAAAGGAGTGGAGGGAGAAGAAGGAGCAGTAGAGGAATGTGATGTCTCGGCGAATGGCTGTGAGTTGGAGTTCTTTTATAGAGATACGCCGGAGGACCAGGTCTTCTTCTTTGAGCCATTGCTTCAGGACCAGCTTGTGTGTGGGGCTCTCGGCGATTTGGTGCAGTGGGTGGTCTGTCTTCTTGCTCAGCTCTGGCACCACTACTCTTGACAGTGGACTCTCCCCCATTGCTGCAAATCCTAGAAGACAATGCTGTTTGCTTCCCTTGTTGTTCTGATTTGAAAGTTTGTTATTTACTCTCAACAGTCTGAAAAAACGGAATTTCAATTTTGAAACCAAACTAAACggttattgtttttctttttgaaatttcaattcTTTGTTTGTATGTACATATGCAAAGAAGAATATGGTTGTTGTTAGAGTAGTATAATACctgtattcatatattatatttatatgtatatacatactcGTACACTTCATTCGTGTATATATGGGTTGATGCCCTAATGAATATAATTCAATTTGTTCCTTCATATTTtgtctatcatggtatcagatgcCGGTATCTCGGTTTCAGCTTTATTAACAAACTCTCGGTTTATGACCCACCATGAGTTTGAGAGGGCGTGTTAGAGTAGTATAATACctgtattcatatattatatttatatatatatatatatatagtatactTCATTCGTGTATATATATGGGTTGTTGCCCTAATGAATATAATTCAATTTGTTCCTTCATATCTTGTCTATCAGTCGTCAAACACGGTAGACTATGCCAACCTCAATGAGGGAAGGGGTGAGGGATGCCGAGAGCTACAGCTCGCCGGCGTGAATTCCGGCGGAGGAATCCGTAGATTATATTGATGACAATTCTCTTGAGGAATGAGGATGAGTCATGAGCTATTACACAAGTGTTTCCCATCATGTATGACACCCCTGATTCCTTCTGTTCTATGAGTTCACTCACTTCATCCATTACTCCAACCTCTGTGAATCTCACCTTGTACTTGCGCTTTGTTTTAGCTTTGCTGAAAGCATCAATCACTGGTTCAGAAGGCTTGCCAACAACTGGCATTTCATATTCATAATTGGTGTTGCTTTTCCCTGTGATCACCTCTTGTTGCATAAATTCAGCCACTTTCATGAATACTTGGTTTTCGAACTCATCACTGTCTTTCCTAGCATCTTTGTATCCATACCTGACTATACACTGGAATAAACGGTACTCAGCTGGACCAATCCTACCGATCAAGAACTGCTCGTCTAGCGGGACTTTTGGTATTGTCAGAGTATGCAAGCTGATGAAGATGCATATCCGATGAAATGCAGGGAAGTTTGTGATGAAATGTGCAAACATGGGAGGAAGACCATTAGTTGTGCTTGTGTAGATGAGGCCAATTCCTGGGAGACGAACCATGCCTAAGCTCTGTCCAAATCCGAGAAACCAATCGAGGCAAACCTTATTTTGAAACTCAAAATCCTGCTTCTTTGCAGTTCCATAATGCCATACAGACATCAACATTAGAGTGACTAGAGAGAACACAAGAGGGAGCCATCCTCCATGGTGAACTTTAGCAAGGCATGCCGAGAAATATACAAGTTCAATTGATCCAAACATTAGAATGAAGAGGAGTGCTAAGATTACGGTTCGCTTCCAAACAGTTGTGATGATGAGGAACATCAAACAGGTTGTGATTAACATGACAATGATCACAGTCAGCCCTGGAAATCAGATGAAATTCATGGCATCCTTAATTTCAtgaagttaaaaagaaaaaaaaaatgtcaaggAAAAGCATGTACCGAATGCATTGCCGATCAAATGAAAATCCTTGAAAGTGATTGTCAGAATGATGCATAAGAACATGAGAAGCCAGTTGATCTCTGGTATGTATATCTGGCCATGGATGTCGCTGGATGTGTGAGTGATCTTTACTCTTGGAAAACAGCCTAATGCTTGGCATTGACTTATTATAGAAAAAGTTGCCGAGATTATCGCCTGACTCCCGACAACTGTTGCTAATGTCGCTATGATAAACACCGGCCAAAATATATGCTCTGCATATAAACATCAAAGATCACATTCATAATCAGTAAATGTTCAGATAAGACGCAATTTTTAATACCTGGAATTGATTTGTAGAAACTTTTTTCTAGATCCTCAATGTGCTCTGTTAGATAAGCAGCTTCACCCATGTAGGCAATTACCAAGCAAGGATAAACCACTGCAGTAAATGTCATCTGCAATAACATCAGAGAAATGATGAAACTTTTTCCTTCCTCTTTAAGtaaagtttctgtttaaattcaGACAGGAATCTTACTCTGATTGATATTATTGAAAAATGTCCGAGATCAGCAAACATCGCCTCAGAACCTGAttcagcatatatatatatataaatatgcatgAAGCATAAGGAGATGATAAAGATATGAATTTACTGAATATGACATGAATCACGGTGCAAACAAACCTGTGATACAGAGGATAATGCCTCCAAGTGAACTCCAACCGTCTTTTCCGGTTTCTTTAAAGAAGTTATAGATGTAGTATGGCGACATAGCACGGCAAACACTTGGATTCCACTTGAAAATGTTGTAAATGCCAAGCCCACTAATGCAACAGAGCCAAGCAATCAAGATTGGAGCAAATAGAAAGCCAACTTTATGTGTCCCATAGTGTTGCAACGAAAAGAGTCCTATCAAGATCATGCATGCAATGAATATAATGTAATCTGCAAACACAGAAGATGCAAATTAAGATATACAGTATAAATGTTTGctaaaatctttgatgaagaatTAATTCAGTAATTTCACTTACTTTCATGTAAATTTGGGGCTTTTATATGGATTCCAGACACAGCTGAGAGCACTGAACATGCATAGAAAAGAACTGATTAGTTATTATTAAGGAtcagtaaagaaaaaaaatcgaAATTGCAgaaacacaatatatatatatatatatatatatatatacctgacaTAGTTGGTGTCAAAACACCATCACCTATAATCATACTAGTTCCCAGGAGCACAACTAGAAGCAAAACAACACGAGAACTCTGATGTTTATCGAAAAAACTTTTTATCAGGAAACTAGTCCTTGTTTCTCTCTGAGATGTCTCCGAGTTGTACACACTCAGGTCATTATCGGTTGGCTGAGAATAGCGCAAATGACCAATCTTTAGTTTCCGACACATCAATGAATACAAGGCAAATGTCCCACCTGAAAATGTAGTATAATAAAATCCAGAAAAGTAAATGTCTCAATTCGAAGACCAAATGAGCAAGCAGCCAAAGGCACATAGAGAAATCATTAAGCACCTTCGCCATTGTCGTCGGCttgcaaaacaaataatatgtATTTACAGAGTGGAATCAGAGTGAGTGTCCAAAAGACCAAAGAAAAGACACCGAGGACGACAGCATCCTTTTCATGGAGGTGGAGTTTCCCGGAGAAGGTGCT contains:
- the LOC120249313 gene encoding uncharacterized protein LOC120249313 — encoded protein: MGESPLSRVVVPELSKKTDHPLHQIAESPTHKLVLKQWLKEEDLVLRRISIKELQLTAIRRDITFLYCSFFSLHSFLLLLLLAGDSSSSCKRSWVPCICSLACSAAIGWAVMYKTDVEKHNEMLLEREKEDGVLLMKCVNELKKKGLEFDLLKEVDALRRAKSLRGGTRATVVKRWSQRYLSTGALIAFSCVFFALMWYLLCT
- the LOC120283856 gene encoding LOW QUALITY PROTEIN: probable potassium transporter 13 (The sequence of the model RefSeq protein was modified relative to this genomic sequence to represent the inferred CDS: deleted 1 base in 1 codon), with protein sequence MDVENLSARQESRYLKACGTTLLLAYQSLGVVYGDLSISPIYVYRSTFSGKLHLHEKDAVVLGVFSLVFWTLTLIPLCKYILFVLQADDNGEGGTFALYSLMCRKLKIGHLRYSQPTDNDLSVYNSETSQRETRTSFLIKSFFDKHQSSRVVLLLVVLLGTSMIIGDGVLTPTMSVLSAVSGIHIKAPNLHENYIIFIACMILIGLFSLQHYGTHKVGFLFAPILIAWLCCISGLGIYNIFKWNPSVCRAMSPYYIYNFFKETGKDGWSSLGGIILCITGSEAMFADLGHFSIISIRMTFTAVVYPCLVIAYMGEAAYLTEHIEDLEKSFYKSIPEHIFWPVFIIATLATVVGSQAIISATFSIISQCQALGCFPRVKITHTSSDIHGQIYIPEINWLLMFLCIILTITFKDFHLIGNAFGLTVIIVMLITTCLMFLIITTVWKRTVILALLFILMFGSIELVYFSACLAKVHHGGWLPLVFSLVTLMLMSVWHYGTAKKQDFEFQNKVCLDWFLGFGQSLGMVRLPGIGLIYTSTTNGLPPMFAHFITNFPAFHRICIFISLHTLTIPKVPLDEQFLIGRIGPAEYRLFQCIVRYGYKDARKDSDEFENQVFMKVAEFMQQEVITGKSNTNYEYEMPVVGKPSEPVIDAFSKAKTKRKYKVRFTEVGVMDEVSELIEQKESGVSYMMGNTCVIAHDSSSFLKRIVINIIYGFLRRNSRRRAVALGIPHPSLIEVGIVYRV